A window of the Eubalaena glacialis isolate mEubGla1 chromosome 9, mEubGla1.1.hap2.+ XY, whole genome shotgun sequence genome harbors these coding sequences:
- the SLC25A37 gene encoding mitoferrin-1 isoform X3: MATLLHDAVMNPAEVVKQRLQMYDSPHRSALSCIRTVWGTEGLGAFYRSYTTQLTMNVPFQSIHFITYELLQEQINPYRGYNPQSHIISGGLAGALAAAATTPLDVCKTLLNTQENVALHLANVSGRLSGMANAFRTVYQLNGLPGYFKGVQARVIYQMPSTAISWSVYEFFKYFLTKHKLENRTPY, encoded by the coding sequence TTGTGAAGCAGCGCTTGCAGATGTACGACTCGCCGCACCGGTCGGCCCTCAGCTGCATCCGGACCGTGTGGGGGACGGAGGGCTTGGGGGCCTTCTACCGGAGTTACACCACGCAGCTGACCATGAACGTTCCATTCCAGTCTATCCACTTCATCACCTACGAGCTCCTGCAGGAGCAGATCAACCCGTACCGGGGCTACAACCCGCAGTCCCACATCATCTCAGGCGGGCTGGCCGGGGCCCTGGCTGCAGCCGCCACCACCCCTCTGGACGTTTGTAAAACCCTCCTCAACACTCAGGAGAACGTGGCCCTCCACCTGGCCAACGTCAGCGGCCGGCTGTCGGGCATGGCCAACGCCTTCCGGACGGTGTACCAGCTCAACGGCCTGCCCGGCTACTTCAAGGGCGTGCAGGCCCGCGTCATCTACCAGATGCCGTCCACTGCCATCTCCTGGTCCGTCTATGAGTTCTTCAAGTACTTCCTCACCAAGCACAAGCTGGAGAATCGAACTCCGTACTAA